The Raphanus sativus cultivar WK10039 chromosome 2, ASM80110v3, whole genome shotgun sequence DNA segment TTTTATCCGAATCTCAATCCTTTGGATCTGAATCCGTTTCAATGGctacatatatattcttttttttaaactggCAGGATTTTGGACAAGGCCCTAATTTTCTCATAGGTCCTAGATCAGCCGTTTCTAATTATAATATCTTATGACATCGCTTAACTCATCGTTTCCAGCAGAAATCGAACTAGGGGAACACCAACTGTTTGTGCTGCTATAGATTATTGAATTGTTCCCTTATATTGGAACGGAGTATGTTCAGAAAAGGTAGATATTATTAGAATAGCTCCAATAAAGATAACGTTACAGGAACGGGATTTGCTTTAACCAAGAACATAATCCTGTTATAGAAAACAATGCATTTACACACAAATCTCAAATGAAGGTAAACAACTCCATGGTCTGGATGTCGATATCCCTTGAGCCAAAGATAACAATGGATATAGCAATAGGAATTAAAACCAGTACTGAGAGTCTTATCTGGTTTTTCTCACCTTACCTCTACTTCGAACACGACTAGCTGCAGTGGTTCTTGTTCTACCCTTGAACTCAGAATCTTCTTCTTGGTCGGTGGATTTTTCACAAGCTCTGTTCTTTGGGTGATGATTGACTTGTTTGGCACTACTATTCTTTGCAGCTGCTTGATTCTTTGTCTTCCTCGGAAGCTGAGTGCTAGGCCATGAAGATGCATCAGAAGTCATCGAGTCATCGCTCCCATTTTCACTACTATCATCATCGACATATTTTACACGGAAATGATTACCATCATCAACATATTCTTCATAGACAACCTCAGACTGATGGTTTCCATGGAAGGAATCTTCTATGTACATAGTCCATCCTGATTCACAACTACTCTTCTCCTCAGCAACTCCTTCATGGATTCTTGGAGACTCCATACCAACACAAAAAGTTAAActtagcttcttcttttttctttgaaaaggATTACGTACCTCAACTTGTTTCAATCTCTTTACCCTCTGGTATAACCCTTTTGTTTCTCGCTGTCTTTGGCTTTGCACTTAGTCATCAATAAATACTGTTTTGCGTATGATTTTCTT contains these protein-coding regions:
- the LOC108840717 gene encoding protein SOB FIVE-LIKE 2-like encodes the protein MESPRIHEGVAEEKSSCESGWTMYIEDSFHGNHQSEVVYEEYVDDGNHFRVKYVDDDSSENGSDDSMTSDASSWPSTQLPRKTKNQAAAKNSSAKQVNHHPKNRACEKSTDQEEDSEFKGRTRTTAASRVRSRGKVRKTR